A single genomic interval of Lathyrus oleraceus cultivar Zhongwan6 chromosome 7, CAAS_Psat_ZW6_1.0, whole genome shotgun sequence harbors:
- the LOC127101113 gene encoding exocyst complex component EXO84C produces MESSEEEDDLPSIESIIPQSKVDSLYQSQTEKGIRKLCCELLDLKDAVENLCGNMHSKYLAFLRISEEAVEVKHELIDLQKHISAQGILVQDLMTGVCHELDKWNQPSKDVDEIQHEPELLEPLSNEGNDQKTLFLENIDVLLAEHKFEEALEALDAEEKNSAELKVSGNNSSDDGSSYKSALMERKAVLEDQLIGIAEQPSVSFPELKKALDGLIKLGKGPVAHQLMLTFYGSHLQKKIEALLPSSSFCPETFPFTLSKIVFSVISLTIKESGLIFGDNPVYTNRIVQWAEWEIEYFVRLVKENAPSSETVSAFRSASICIQASLKYCSILEPQGLKMSKLLLVLLRPSVEEVLESNFRRARKVVLDMAESAECLPLSPQFASSLSAVVTSSSNMLVESGVRFMHVIEEILEQLTPMAILHFGGNVLNRIVQLFDKYMDALIKSLPGPSDDDNLPELKEAVPFRAETDSEQLAILGIAFTILDELLPNAVFSTWILQNESKEPNSELAESVGFNTNASVELKEWRKHLQHSFDKLRDHFCRQYVLSFIYSREGKTRLNANIYLSDNREDLYLDSGPLPSLPFQALFAKLQQLATVAGDVLLGKEKIQKILLARLTETVVMWLSDEQEFWGVLEDNSAPLLPLGLHQLILDMHFTVEIARFAGYPSRHVHQIASAIIARAIRTFSARGINPQSALPADEWFVETAKSAINKLLLGASGSETSDIDEDHIIIHDEVVSDSDTVSSLSTMDSTESFASASMAELDSPSNLSDPDN; encoded by the exons ATGGAAAGTAGCGAGGAAGAAGATGATCTCCCTTCCATTGAGAGCATCATCCCTCAATCCAAGGTCGACTCTCTCTACCAGTCTCAAACTGAAAAG GGAATTAGAAAGCTTTGCTGTGAACTCTTAGATTTGAAGGATGCTGTGGAGAACTTATGTGGCAATATGCACTCTAAGTACTTGGCTTTCTTGAG GATATCTGAAGAAGCTGTGGAGGTGAAACATGAATTGATTGATCTGCAAAAGCATATATCAGCTCAAGGTATTCTTGTACAGGATTTAATGACTGGTGTCTGCCATGAATTGGATAAGTGGAATCAGCCAAGCAAAGACGTTGATGAAATTCAGCATGAACCTGAACTCCTTGAGCCTTTATCCAATGAGGGAAATGACCAGAAAACTCTATTCTTGGAAAACATTGATGTACTTCTGGCTGAGCATAAGTTTGAAGAAGCATTAGAGGCGTTAGATGCTGAAGAAAAAAATTCTGCCGAGTTGAAAGTCTCAGGGAATAACTCTTCAGATGATGGTTCCTCATATAAGTCTGCTCTCATGGAGAGAAAGGCAGTGCTTGAAGACCAGCTAATTGGAATTGCTGAGCAACCTTCTGTTAGTTTTCCTGAGCTTAAGAAGGCCTTAGATGGTTTGATTAAACTTGGAAAAGGTCCAGTAGCACATCAACTAATGCTGACATTTTATGGGTCTCACCTCCAAAAAAAAATTGAGGCGTTGCTTCCCTCGAGCTCTTTCTGTCCTGAAACATTTCCTTTTACATTGTCTAAGATTGTTTTCTCTGTTATTTCATTGACAATAAAGGAATCTGGTTTGATTTTTGGAGATAATCCTGTTTATACAAACAGAATTGTTCAGTGGGCAGAGTGGGAAATTGAATACTTTGTACGATTGGTGAAAGAGAATGCACCATCATCTGAGACAGTATCTGCCTTTCGATCTGCTAGCATCTGCATTCAGGCCAGTTTGAAGTACTGCTCAATTTTGGAGCCACAAGGATTAAAGATGTCTAAATTACTATTGGTGCTACTGCGTCCTTCTGTTGAAGAAGTTTTAGAGTCAAATTTTAGACGTGCTAGAAAAGTAGTTCTTGACATGGCAGAATCGGCTGAATGCTTACCATTGTCACCACAGTTTGCCTCTTCACTTTCTGCAGTTGTAACTTCATCCAGTAACATGCTTGTTGAGAGTGGAGTTCGATTTATGCACGTAATTGAA GAGATATTGGAACAGTTAACACCAATGGCTATTTTGCACTTTGGAGGAAATGTACTAAATAGAATCGTACAACTATTTGATAAATACATGGACGCTCTTATCAAATCACTACCGGGTCCTTCGGATGATGACAATCTTCCAGAGCTTAAAGAGGCCGTGCCTTTCAGAGCTGAGACAGACTCAGAACAACTTGCAATATTAGGAATAGCGTTTACCATATTGGATGAACTATTACCAAATGCTGTATTTTCGACATGGATACTACAAAATGAAAGCAAAGAACCAAATAGTGAACTCGCGGAGAGTGTAGGCTTCAATACAAATGCTAGTGTAGAATTAAAGGAGTGGAGGAAACATCTTCAGCATTCTTTTGACAAGCTTCGAGATCACTTCTGTCGGCAGTATGTTTTGAGTTTCATCTATTCAAGAGAGGGAAAAACCCGATTGAATGCAAATATTTACTTGAGCGATAACAGAGAGGATCTTTACTTGGACTCTGGCCCACTGCCTTCACTTCCATTTCAG GCATTATTTGCAAAGCTGCAGCAGTTAGCTACTGTGGCTGGAGATGTATTGCTTGGGAAGGAGAAAATACAGAAAATTTTGCTTGCAAGATTAACAGAGACTGTTGTCATGTGGCTATCTGATGAGCAAGAATTTTGGGGTGTCTTGGAGGATAATTCAGCTCCTCTACTGCCTCTTGGTTTGCATCAG CTGATACTTGATATGCACTTTACGGTTGAAATCGCACGGTTTGCGGGATATCCGTCTCGACATGTTCATCAGATAGCATCAGCTATTATTGCTCGTGCCATTCGGACCTTCTCCGCAAGGGGCATAAACCCACAAAG TGCACTTCCTGCGGATGAGTGGTTTGTCGAAACTGCAAAGTCGGCAATAAACAAACTCTTGCTTGGGGCATCAGGGTCGGAGACATCTGATATTGATGAAGATCACATCATTATTCATGACGAGGTTGTCTCAGATTCAGATACCGTTTCTTCCCTATCTACGATGGACTCTACTGAATCTTTTGCTTCTGCTAGCATGGCAGAACTTGACAGCCCCTCTAACTTGTCTGATCCTGATAATTGA